A genomic stretch from candidate division TA06 bacterium includes:
- a CDS encoding DMT family transporter yields the protein MENITYVGEGFSLLTAIVWAAAVILFKRSGEKVHPIALNLFKNSLALVLVFPTMYLFGQTLFHQAPPSEYWLLMLSGTIGIAVGDTLFFKSLNQLGAGLTAIVVCLYSPFIIGLSVIWLGERLTILQIVGALMVVLAVLSTTRKEAVGKLSRHDLLLGIVWGVLATACMAVGIVMIKPVLNRSPLLWATEVRLIGAVPALALIFLFHPLRRKIATSITLPGTWHYTLGGSFTGAYLAMILWLAGMKYTQASISSALNQTSNIFVVVLAAMFLREPLTLRRVAAVILAVLGAMLVSFG from the coding sequence ATGGAAAATATCACCTATGTCGGTGAGGGCTTCTCTCTCCTGACTGCCATTGTCTGGGCGGCTGCGGTCATTCTGTTCAAAAGGAGCGGTGAGAAGGTCCACCCCATAGCCCTCAACCTTTTCAAGAATTCACTCGCACTCGTACTCGTCTTTCCTACGATGTATCTTTTCGGCCAGACCCTGTTCCACCAGGCACCACCCTCCGAATACTGGTTGCTAATGCTCAGCGGCACAATCGGCATAGCGGTGGGTGATACACTCTTCTTCAAGAGCTTGAACCAGCTCGGAGCGGGCTTGACCGCGATTGTTGTCTGCCTGTACAGTCCCTTCATCATTGGGCTTTCAGTCATCTGGCTGGGAGAGCGTCTCACCATTCTGCAAATTGTTGGTGCCTTGATGGTCGTGCTTGCTGTGCTTTCCACAACCCGAAAAGAAGCAGTAGGGAAGCTGAGCAGGCACGACCTGCTTTTGGGAATCGTGTGGGGTGTGCTGGCAACAGCATGTATGGCCGTGGGCATTGTCATGATAAAACCGGTACTCAACCGTTCTCCTCTACTATGGGCGACTGAGGTACGCCTGATTGGTGCCGTCCCCGCTCTGGCTCTCATATTCCTCTTTCATCCACTCAGGCGGAAAATTGCCACTTCCATTACCCTACCCGGCACCTGGCACTACACTCTCGGCGGCTCTTTCACTGGAGCCTATCTGGCCATGATTCTCTGGCTTGCCGGCATGAAATACACTCAAGCCTCGATATCATCTGCTCTGAACCAGACAAGCAACATATTTGTTGTTGTACTGGCTGCCATGTTCCTGCGCGAGCCGCTCACCCT